Proteins encoded together in one Epinephelus lanceolatus isolate andai-2023 chromosome 4, ASM4190304v1, whole genome shotgun sequence window:
- the LOC144462804 gene encoding uncharacterized protein LOC144462804 — translation MDHMPVSIMLNVENLPTMTTDDNQVNHGGKIEWAKLSENDLLHYHDLTEKTIAATQRRSLSLKRRRTDPPASAARDFIPAQRRPLRPLHQFSSGFNTAWAIHQDYPSENFQRVTPSGQGFLTTQPPELTATQETNAAVAALLVAQGLSAGGAWSAQGSGGVEPAPASVEECFNDTFEEVGESVNSFSNGREEVGGTAGAQQRERASISEEHGPSPPPPPPHRRLFHEGISVEALWSQQESLFPPLDTSLQHQHEVSKDLFSTSTPVKAGVADTGAASAPAAGRGVCVGNLPTIPTLLRGDDYIPDFDDLLDSTGDYRHSNLPNLLTLSPIPASFPPPPAVFADVVVENGEEESIVFVDVYPGQASTPPLPPRVLLPPPSPIPLPRPPPSAVGVVVDAVDESVVFVDAYPGQASTPPPTTPPQPIPLPLPPPVGVVVDAGVESVVNHTPPPSSPPQPPVPLPLSPSVGVVVDAGVESVVNHTSPPSTPPPPTPPQPITDPVSPSNSPIPEAALARENVLLKIRCRQQARLIKREQRQKRIAETRYLLLASERRNLIRNSKTNKRRYRALNTQVQLIKQSVGTLIELQHTTTTSINNLVDALCRKTGTHSK, via the exons CTGCAACACAAAGACGCTCACTTTCGTTGAAAAGGCGCAGAACAGACCCTCCAGCCTCTGCTGCTAGAGATTTTATACC TGCACAGCGCAGGCCGCTGAGACCCCTCCATCAGTTCTCTAGCGGGTTTAACAC TGCCTGGGCGATTCACCAGGACTACCCATCTGAAAATTTCCAGAGGGTTACACCGTCAGGACAAGGATTTCTCAC tacTCAACCGCCTGAGCTGACGGCCACGCAAGAAACAAACGCTGCGGTAGCTGCGTTACTGGTTGCCCAGGGATTATCTGCGGGTGGAGCGTGGAGCGCACAAGGATCAGGAGGTGTAGAACCGGCTCCAGCGAGTGTTGAGGAGTGCTTCAACGACACATTCGAGGAGGTCGGGGAGTCTGTGAACTCGTTTTCTAACGGCCGAGAGGAAGTCGGCGGAACAGCGGGCGCCCAGCAGCGTGAGAGGGCATCGATCAGTGAGGAACACggaccatctcctcctcctcctcctccgcaccGGCGGCTATTTCACGAGGGAATATCTGTAGAGGCTTTGTGGAGTCAGCAGGAGTCGCTCTTCCCACCACTGGACACCAGCCTACAGCATCAGCACGAAGTAAGCAAAGATCTGTTTTCTACAAGTACACCTGTGAAGGCTGGCGTTGCTGATACTGGTGCTGCTTCTGCTCCCGCAGCggggagaggtgtgtgtgtggggaatcTCCCCACAATCCCTACATTATTAAGAGGTGATGACTATATTCCAGATTTTGATGACCTGTTAGACAGTACTGGTGATTACAGACACAGTAACTTACccaatttactgacattatcaccTATACCCGCTTcatttcctccccctcccgcTGTTTTTGCTGACGTTGTTGTTGAAAATGGTGAAGAGGAGAGCATAGTATTTGTTGACGTATATCCAGGCCAGGCCTCCACCCCGCCGCTACCCCCCAGggtcctcctcccccctccatcCCCTATCCCTCTTCCCAGGCCTCCCCCatcagctgttggtgttgttgttgatgctgttgaTGAGAGCGTGGTATTTGTTGACGCATATCCAGGCCAAGCCTCCACCCCGCCTCCAACTACCCCTCCTCAGCCTATCCCTCTCCCCCTGCCTCCTCCAGTAGGTGTGGTTGTTGATGCCGGTGTTGAGAGTGTCGTAAACCATACGCCCCCGCCCTCCAGCCCTCCTCAGCCTCCTGTCCCTCTCCCCCTGTCTCCTTCAGTAGGGGTGGTTGTTGATGCCGGTGTTGAGAGTGTCGTAAACCATACGTCCCCGCCGTCCACCCCGCCTCCACCTACTCCTCCTCAGCCTATTACCGACCCTGTCTCACCCTCTAATTCTCCCATACCAGAGGCTGCTCTAGCAAGAGAGAACGTTTTGCTCAAAATCAGGTGCAGGCAGCAGGCTAGGTTAATCAAGCGCGAACAGCGGCAGAAAAGAATTGCCGAGACGCGATACCTCCTCCTGGCAAGCGAGCGGCGAAACCTGATTAGGAACAGTAAAACTAACAAGCGACGCTACAGAGCCCTTAATACACAGGTACAGTTGATTAAACAGAGCGTCGGTACCTTAATTGAACTACAGCACACAACCACAACATCAATAAATAATCTAGTAGACGCATTGTGTAgaaaaacaggaacacacagTAAGTAG